Proteins co-encoded in one Aethina tumida isolate Nest 87 chromosome 7, icAetTumi1.1, whole genome shotgun sequence genomic window:
- the LOC109609435 gene encoding glycogen phosphorylase, with protein sequence MAKPQSDSERRKQISVRGIAELDDVNEIKKTFNRHLHYTLVKDRNVATSRDYYFALANTVRDHLVSRWIRTQQHYYEKDPKRVYYLSLEFYMGRSLQNTMINLGIQSPVDEALYQLGLDIEELEDLEEDAGLGNGGLGRLAACFLDSMATLGMAAYGYGIRYEYGIFAQKIVNGEQQEEPDDWLRYGNPWEKARPEYMIPINFYGNVIDSPEGRKWVNTQIVYALPYDNPIPGYNNNVVNTLRLWSAKSPVDFNLKFFNDGDYIQAVLDRNLAENISRVLYPNDNFFEGKELRLKQEYFMCAATLQDIIRRFKSSQFGSRETTRTDFKLLPEKVAIQLNDTHPALAIPELMRILIDVEKLSWEEAWDVTVKTCAYTNHTVLPEALERWPVTLLQSILPRHLEIIYHINFLHLKEVEKKWPGDWDRLRSMSLIEEDGEKRVNMAHLSIVGSHAVNGVAWIHSEIIKADLFKNFYDLTPEKFQNKTNGITPRRWLLLCNPGLSDLISDKIGEDWIVHLDQLQKLKQWAKDANFQRAVAKVKQENKLKLAQLLEKQYNVKINPASMFDIQVKRIHEYKRQLMNCLHIITLYNRIKKDPSLKVTPRTIMIGGKAAPGYYTAKKIIKLINAVGNVVNNDPVVGDKLKVIFLENYRVTLAEKIMPAADLSEQISTAGTEASGTGNMKFMLNGALTIGTLDGANVEMAEEMGNENIFIFGMTVEEVEDLKKRGYNAYDYYNSNPELRQVVDQIQNGFFSPENPDEFKDIADILLKYDRFFLFADYEAYIKKQDEVSAVYQNQSKWLEMSINNIASSGKFSSDRTIIDYGKDIWGVEPSYEKLPDPSVPREIALK encoded by the exons ATGGCGAAGCCACAGAGCGACAGCGAACGCAGAAAGCAGATCTCCGTCAGGGGAATCGCCGAATTAGACGATGTGAACGAGATCAAGAAGACTTTCAACAGACATCTCCACTACACCCTCGTTAAGGACAGGAATGTGGCCACCTCCAGGGACTACTACTTCGCCCTGGCCAACACCGTCAGGGACCATCTGGTCTCAAGGTGGATCAGGACCCAGCAGCACTACTACGAAAAGGACCCTAAG AGAGTTTACTACTTGTCACTTGAATTCTACATGGGCAGGTCCCTGCAGAATACCATGATCAACTTGGGAATTCAAAGTCCAGTTGATGAGGCCCTCTACCAACTAGGTTTGGATATTGAAGAGCTCGAAGACCTTGAAGAAGACGCCGGTCTTGGAAATGGGGGCTTGGGACGTCTTGCTGCCTGCTTCCTCGATTCTATGGCCACCTTAGGCATGGCCGCTTATGGTTACGGTATCAGATATGAATACGGTATCTTCGCCCAGAAAATCGTCAATGGCGAACAACAAGAAGAACCCGACGACTGGTTGCGTTATGGTAACCCTTGGGAGAAAGCGAGACCAGAATATATGATTCCCATCAACTTCTACGGTAACGTTATCGATTCACCTGAAGGCAGGAAATGGGTTAACACTCAAATTGTCTACGCTTTGCCCTACGACAACCCCATTCCCGGATACAACAACAACGTTGTCAACACTTTGAGATTATGGTCCGCCAAATCTCCAGTTGACTTCAACCTCAAATTCT tcaACGATGGTGATTACATCCAAGCCGTCCTCGATCGTAATTTGGCAGAAAACATATCACGTGTCTTGTACCCCAACGATAACTTCTTCGAAGGCAAGGAGCTCCGTTTGAAACAAGAATACTTCATGTGCGCCGCTACTCTTCAAGATATCATCCGCAGGTTCAAATCCTCGCAGTTCGGAAGCCGCGAGACCACTAGGACTGACTTCAAGCTACTCCCCGAAAAAGTCGCAATTCAATTGAACGACACTCATCCAGCTCTGGCGATTCCAGAACTCATGAGGATTTTGATCGATGTTGAGAAACTGTCATGGGAAGAAGCTTGGGACGTGACCGTCAAGACTTGCGCTTACACCAATCACACCGTTTTGCCCGAAGCTTTGGAGAGGTGGCCCGTCACATTGTTGCAGAGCATTCTTCCGAGACATTTGGAGATTATTTACCACATTAACTTCTTGCACTTGAAGGAGGTTGAAAAGAAATGGCCTGGTGATTGGGACAGACTGAGAAGCATGTCTTTAATCGAAGAGGATGGCGAGAAGAGAGTTAACATGGCCCACTTGTCTATTGTTGGATCCCACGCCGTCAACGGTGTTGCCTGGATTCACTCCGAAATCATCAAAGCggatttgtttaaaaacttctACGACCTCACCCCAGAGAAATTCCAGAACAAGACCAACGGTATTACTCCTCGTAGGTGGTTGCTCTTGTGTAACCCCGGTCTGTCAGATTTGATCTCTGACAAGATTGGAGAAGATTGGATCGTCCACTTAGATCAGTTGCAGAAACTGAAACAATGGGCCAAGGATGCAAACTTCCAGAGGGCCGTTGCTAAAGTCAAACAAGAGAATAAGCTCAAATTGGCCCAACTTTTAGAGAAACAATACAACGTCAAGATTAATCCAGCTAGTATGTTCGACATCCAAGTAAAACGTATCCACGAGTACAAAAGACAACTAATGAACTGCTTGCATATCATCACTTTGTACAACAGGATCAAGAAGGATCCATCATTGAAGGTCACTCCAAGAACCATCATGATTGGTGGCAAAGCTGCTCCAGGATACTACACTGCTAAAAAGATCATCAAGTTGATTAACGCTGTCGGAAACGTAGTTAACAACGACCCCGTCGTCGGTGATAAACTGAAAGTAATCTTCTTGGAGAACTATAGAGTAACTCTGGCTGAAAAGATCATGCCTGCCGCCGATTTGAGTGAACAAATCTCCACTGCTGGTACAGAAGCCAGTGGTACTGGTAACATGAAGTTTATGTTGAACGGTGCCCTTACTATCGGTACTTTGGACGGAGCCAATGTCGAAATGGCCGAGGAAATGGGCAACGAGAACATCTTCATCTTTGGTATGACCGTCGAAGAGGTTGAAGATTTGAAGAAGAGAGGTTACAATGCCTACGACTACTACAACTCCAATCCGGAATTGAGACAAGTTGTGGACCAGATCCAGAACGGTTTCTTCAGCCCCGAAAATCCCGACGAGTTCAAGGATATTGCTGATATCCTGTTGAAATACGACAGATTCTTCCTGTTTGCTGATTATGAAGCCTACATTAAGAAACAGGATGAAGTCAGCGCTGTTTATcaa AACCAATCTAAATGGTTGGAAATGTCCATCAACAACATCGCCTCTTCAGGAAAATTCTCGAGTGACCGTACCATCATCGACTATGGAAAAGACATCTGGGGTGTGGAGCCCAGCTACGAAAAACTTCCCGATCCTTCTGTGCCAAGAGAGATTgccttaaaataa